One Kitasatospora sp. NBC_01287 DNA window includes the following coding sequences:
- a CDS encoding adenosine deaminase, whose product METQISVPAGTTAPRVPTADQIRRAPKVLLHDHLDGGLRPETIVELAAACGYQGLPTTDPAKLGVWFREAADSGSLVRYLETFAHTCAVMQTREALIRVAADCAEDLAADGVVYAEVRYAPEQHLEAGLSLDEVVEAVNEGFRIGEAKARAAGHRIKVGTLLTAMRHAARSQEIAELANRYRDAGVVGFDIAGAEAGHPPTRHQGAFDYLKGENNHFTIHAGEAFGLPSIWEALQCCGADRLGHGVRIIDDITVREDGTVALGRLAAYVRDKRVPLEMCPTSNLQTAAASSYAEHPIRLLSRLKFRVTVNTDNRLMSGTSMSQEFAHLIEAFGYGLDDMLWFTVNAMKSSFLPFDERLAMINEVIKPGYAELKAEWLFGASV is encoded by the coding sequence ATGGAAACGCAGATCTCCGTCCCCGCGGGCACCACGGCCCCGCGCGTCCCCACCGCCGACCAGATCCGCCGGGCCCCCAAGGTGCTGCTGCACGATCACCTGGACGGCGGCCTGCGCCCCGAGACCATCGTCGAGCTGGCCGCCGCCTGCGGCTACCAGGGGCTGCCCACCACCGACCCGGCCAAGCTGGGCGTCTGGTTCCGCGAGGCCGCCGACTCAGGCTCGCTGGTCCGCTACCTGGAGACCTTCGCCCACACCTGTGCCGTGATGCAGACCCGCGAGGCGCTGATCAGGGTCGCCGCCGACTGCGCCGAGGACCTGGCCGCCGACGGCGTGGTCTACGCCGAGGTGCGCTACGCCCCTGAGCAGCACCTGGAGGCCGGGCTGAGCCTGGACGAGGTGGTCGAGGCGGTCAACGAGGGCTTCCGGATCGGCGAGGCCAAGGCCCGCGCGGCCGGCCACCGGATCAAGGTCGGCACCCTGCTCACCGCGATGCGCCACGCCGCCCGCTCGCAGGAGATCGCGGAGCTGGCCAACCGCTACCGCGACGCCGGCGTGGTCGGCTTCGACATCGCCGGCGCCGAGGCGGGCCACCCGCCGACCCGCCACCAGGGCGCCTTCGACTACCTCAAGGGCGAGAACAACCACTTCACCATCCACGCCGGCGAGGCCTTCGGCCTGCCCTCGATTTGGGAGGCGCTGCAGTGCTGCGGCGCCGACCGGTTGGGCCACGGCGTGCGGATCATCGACGACATCACGGTGCGCGAGGACGGCACCGTCGCGCTCGGCCGGCTGGCCGCCTACGTGCGCGACAAGCGGGTCCCGCTGGAGATGTGCCCGACCTCCAACCTGCAGACAGCGGCGGCGAGTTCCTACGCGGAGCACCCGATCAGGCTGCTCAGCCGGCTGAAGTTCCGGGTCACCGTGAACACCGACAACCGGTTGATGAGCGGTACCAGCATGAGCCAGGAGTTCGCCCACCTGATCGAGGCCTTCGGCTACGGCCTCGACGACATGCTGTGGTTCACCGTGAACGCGATGAAGTCCTCCTTCCTGCCGTTCGACGAGCGACTGGCGATGATCAACGAGGTGATCAAGCCGGGCTACGCGGAGCTGAAGGCCGAGTGGCTGTTCGGCGCCTCGGTCTGA